A genome region from Nitrospira sp. includes the following:
- a CDS encoding HEAT repeat domain-containing protein has translation MSKESIDTLVSELTHEEEWRRMRATAACLAGGPRAVQALTQALETGDVALRAEAAAMLSRIKDPAAGLSLVGLLRDSEETVRQAAFAALEQMAGNLDDETAAGLVRNLHESPDEDVRNRVRQLLGVIPNAITPLCEMLTHPEVEAQTTAAMILEHLLDPRSADGLIDAMSSPAVRDTAVRTLKKLGAIRDRIDATFNALRDVEGASEREEARMSTVMDLLGIGRPSVEILIEYLEDDDWVVREAAADLLGKIGDVRAVEPLMKRLQLDKDTGVKEYAVKSLGLIGDPRPAQLYIEAIPIRPLRVMAIEALAKIKDVEVLRPYNELFNRLRTDRDGIVSYSAGLIADKLAALEGEQPVGQEESDDHE, from the coding sequence ATGTCCAAGGAAAGTATCGATACACTGGTTTCTGAACTCACCCACGAGGAAGAGTGGCGGCGTATGCGGGCGACGGCGGCCTGCTTGGCCGGTGGACCTCGGGCGGTGCAGGCGTTGACGCAGGCGTTGGAAACGGGCGATGTGGCCCTCCGAGCTGAAGCGGCGGCGATGTTGTCGCGGATCAAGGATCCTGCAGCCGGACTGTCGTTGGTCGGGTTGCTTCGGGATTCTGAAGAGACCGTCCGGCAAGCCGCCTTTGCAGCTCTTGAGCAGATGGCCGGCAACCTGGATGACGAGACTGCCGCAGGTCTGGTACGCAACCTCCACGAGTCTCCGGATGAGGATGTGCGCAATCGGGTTCGGCAACTCCTGGGCGTGATCCCCAATGCGATCACTCCCCTGTGCGAGATGTTGACCCATCCGGAGGTTGAAGCGCAGACGACTGCAGCGATGATCCTGGAACATTTGCTGGATCCGCGCTCGGCGGACGGCTTGATCGATGCCATGTCGTCCCCTGCGGTGCGTGACACCGCGGTGCGGACACTGAAGAAGCTGGGGGCGATTCGAGACCGGATCGATGCGACGTTTAATGCTTTGCGCGACGTGGAGGGGGCGAGCGAACGTGAAGAAGCCCGCATGTCCACGGTCATGGATTTGCTGGGGATCGGGCGACCCTCGGTCGAAATTCTGATTGAGTATCTGGAAGATGACGATTGGGTGGTGCGGGAAGCGGCCGCAGATTTGCTGGGAAAGATTGGGGATGTGCGCGCGGTCGAGCCGTTGATGAAGCGGCTTCAGTTGGATAAGGATACCGGAGTGAAAGAGTATGCCGTGAAGTCGCTGGGGCTCATCGGGGACCCGCGTCCGGCGCAATTGTATATTGAGGCAATCCCGATCAGGCCTTTGCGTGTGATGGCGATTGAGGCCTTGGCGAAAATCAAGGATGTCGAGGTCTTGCGTCCGTATAACGAGCTGTTCAACCGGTTGCGGACCGACCGGGACGGCATCGTGTCGTACAGCGCGGGCCTCATCGCAGACAAACTTGCCGCGCTTGAAGGCGAACAGCCGGTCGGACAGGAGGAATCGGACGATCATGAGTGA
- a CDS encoding HEAT repeat domain-containing protein, producing MSDAERIAQLISALRDDNEALRDHAMASLGQMGIEAVPQLIGLMADEDVVIREAAATAVVRIGPVAFDQMLEALTDDEWAIREQAANALGRFRDSRAVDPLMVALKDKDGAVRTAAVWALERIGDSRATPGLIEALGDGTVREDVARVLKKIGDTRAVDALIGGLLGPNWMVRRHAAEALGKIGDPRSADALIQSLQDEDWLVRRNAAESLARLGAKQAIEPLLPLLEDENTMVQETVEGVLASLGWKQATSS from the coding sequence ATGAGTGATGCCGAGCGAATTGCACAATTAATCTCCGCGCTTCGCGATGACAACGAAGCGTTGCGGGACCATGCGATGGCGAGCCTTGGGCAGATGGGCATCGAGGCCGTTCCGCAACTGATCGGCCTGATGGCCGATGAAGACGTGGTGATTCGTGAAGCGGCCGCGACGGCCGTGGTGCGGATCGGGCCTGTGGCGTTCGATCAGATGCTGGAGGCGTTGACCGACGATGAATGGGCGATTCGCGAGCAGGCGGCGAATGCGCTGGGGCGTTTTCGCGATTCGCGTGCGGTCGATCCCCTCATGGTGGCCCTGAAAGACAAGGACGGAGCCGTCCGGACGGCGGCCGTCTGGGCCCTGGAACGGATCGGCGACTCCCGTGCGACGCCGGGATTGATCGAGGCACTCGGCGACGGCACGGTGCGTGAAGACGTGGCGCGGGTGTTGAAAAAGATCGGTGATACCAGGGCCGTCGATGCGCTGATCGGCGGACTTCTGGGCCCCAATTGGATGGTGCGGCGTCATGCCGCGGAAGCGCTCGGCAAGATCGGTGATCCGCGTAGCGCCGATGCGTTGATCCAGTCCCTTCAGGATGAGGACTGGCTCGTGCGTCGAAATGCCGCCGAGTCGTTGGCGCGCTTGGGGGCGAAGCAGGCCATCGAGCCATTGCTTCCCCTCCTGGAAGATGAAAATACGATGGTGCAGGAAACCGTCGAAGGTGTCCTTGCAAGTTTGGGATGGAAACAGGCGACCTCGTCATAA
- a CDS encoding UDP-glucose/GDP-mannose dehydrogenase family protein, translated as MHISVIGTGYVGLVTGACFAEFGVNVTCMDTDARRIARLEKGEVPFFEPGITELVAKGIKEDRLHFTTDVAKAVDKALAIFIAVGTPPKSDGSADLSYVEEVGRGIAKNMTGYKVIVTKSTVPVGTGEKLREVIKANQTGRFRFDIVSNPEFLREGSAIEDFMRPNRVVIGADSEQAVAIMQDLYRPLYLLETPIVVTDIPTAEMIKYASNAFLAVKISFINEIATVCEKVGADVQMVSKGMGLDNRIGNKFLHAGPGFGGSCFPKDLAALVQTGERVGYPFQIAGAAAKVNYEQHLRMVEKVKEACGDVKGKTLGVLGLSFKPNTNDMREAPSLTILSELMKAGATIRAYDPASMEESTKLLPGMVPCQDTYDVAEGADGLIIMTEWNQFRNLDFDRLKKSMRQPLLLDLRNTYESDRVVGFGFRHVSVGRPTKNPAA; from the coding sequence ATGCATATCAGTGTGATTGGAACGGGTTATGTCGGCCTAGTCACCGGTGCCTGCTTCGCGGAATTCGGCGTGAACGTCACGTGTATGGACACCGATGCGCGCCGCATCGCCAGACTTGAGAAGGGAGAAGTACCCTTTTTTGAACCGGGAATCACCGAACTCGTCGCCAAAGGCATCAAAGAAGACCGCCTGCATTTCACCACCGATGTCGCCAAGGCCGTCGACAAGGCGCTGGCCATCTTCATTGCCGTGGGGACCCCCCCGAAATCAGACGGATCAGCCGACTTGTCCTATGTCGAGGAAGTGGGACGGGGCATCGCGAAGAACATGACCGGCTACAAAGTCATTGTCACAAAATCCACAGTCCCCGTCGGGACCGGCGAGAAGCTCCGCGAAGTCATCAAGGCCAACCAAACCGGCCGCTTCCGTTTCGACATCGTCTCCAATCCTGAATTCCTGCGCGAGGGGTCGGCCATCGAAGACTTTATGCGCCCCAACCGTGTCGTGATCGGCGCGGACAGTGAACAGGCCGTGGCGATCATGCAAGACCTCTATCGTCCGCTGTACCTCCTGGAAACTCCGATCGTCGTGACTGACATTCCGACCGCAGAGATGATCAAGTACGCCTCCAACGCGTTTCTCGCCGTCAAAATTTCCTTCATCAACGAAATCGCCACGGTCTGTGAAAAAGTGGGCGCCGACGTGCAGATGGTCTCCAAGGGAATGGGCCTCGACAATCGCATCGGGAACAAATTTCTGCATGCCGGACCTGGATTCGGAGGTTCGTGTTTCCCGAAAGACCTGGCGGCACTCGTCCAGACCGGTGAGCGTGTGGGCTACCCGTTTCAGATCGCAGGGGCTGCCGCCAAGGTGAACTACGAACAGCATTTGCGGATGGTCGAAAAGGTGAAAGAGGCCTGCGGCGACGTGAAGGGAAAAACGCTCGGCGTATTGGGCCTGTCGTTCAAGCCCAACACCAACGATATGCGGGAAGCCCCGTCCCTGACAATCTTAAGCGAACTTATGAAGGCAGGGGCGACGATTCGCGCCTATGACCCAGCCTCAATGGAGGAGTCGACGAAACTCCTGCCGGGAATGGTGCCCTGTCAGGATACCTACGACGTCGCGGAAGGCGCCGACGGCCTGATCATCATGACCGAATGGAACCAGTTCAGAAACCTTGATTTCGATCGGCTGAAGAAATCCATGCGGCAACCGCTGTTGCTGGATCTCCGCAATACCTACGAGTCGGACCGCGTGGTTGGCTTTGGATTCCGCCACGTCTCGGTCGGTCGCCCCACGAAAAATCCGGCCGCCTAA
- a CDS encoding HEAT repeat domain-containing protein: protein MAEEAPAKLIQIGPKGGTKKDGFNLVTERVVAVNPEAKQLEVELLAYDGKTVVLDVGDEALEDFLKIKPGDGATIRVVEEGGKRIAKSFRIRAKDPNAAKADAMLIDLKDSHWLNRKYAAEVLGELKDPRAVLPLVEALTDEVGDVRQRAYDSLIKIGGIAVSSLVPLLASEEDDVRQSATEIIRKIGKPAVEPLATALADADDRLKTRIMKVLDRMGYKPKAKEGAQAEPAKLLS, encoded by the coding sequence ATGGCAGAAGAAGCACCGGCAAAGCTGATTCAGATCGGACCAAAGGGCGGCACCAAGAAGGACGGGTTCAACCTGGTGACGGAACGGGTGGTGGCCGTCAATCCTGAGGCCAAGCAGTTGGAGGTGGAGCTGCTTGCGTACGACGGCAAGACCGTGGTGTTGGATGTCGGTGACGAGGCCCTCGAAGATTTCCTCAAGATCAAGCCTGGCGATGGCGCGACGATCCGTGTCGTGGAAGAAGGCGGCAAGCGCATTGCGAAGAGCTTCCGGATCCGGGCGAAAGACCCGAATGCGGCCAAAGCCGATGCCATGTTGATCGATCTCAAGGATTCGCATTGGCTCAATCGAAAATATGCGGCGGAAGTGTTGGGTGAATTGAAAGATCCGCGCGCCGTTCTGCCGCTGGTTGAGGCCCTGACCGATGAGGTGGGCGATGTGCGGCAGCGAGCCTACGATTCCTTGATCAAGATCGGCGGAATCGCCGTCTCGTCACTCGTGCCGTTGTTGGCTTCTGAGGAAGATGATGTGCGCCAGTCGGCCACGGAGATTATTCGGAAGATCGGAAAGCCGGCCGTCGAGCCCCTTGCCACGGCCTTGGCGGATGCCGATGACCGGCTGAAGACCCGGATCATGAAGGTGCTCGATCGGATGGGCTATAAGCCGAAGGCCAAAGAGGGCGCTCAGGCCGAGCCTGCCAAGCTGCTCAGTTAG